CCATGGGAAGTTCCGGTGGTTTAACACACACCATGGGAAGTTCCGGTGGTTTAACACACACTGTAGAAGAAGATCTTGGCCCGTTTAAGGAGAATGAGatgttaaaaattggtACTGCGTGTTACTTATTGGCGGCGGCATTGCGGGAGCACTGGGTGGACATAAACAAGGATAAATACCTGGAACAAGCGGTGGAAATGAGCTACAACGCATTTACCACCAAGGAAGTCATCACCGTACAGCTGGATATTATTCACAGAATGCCCAAAGGGTTCACCTCCATCTACACATGCATGGAATACGGACTCTTCTACCTCtcaaacattaaatataacCACCATAATACCCACGGATCACACCATAATACCCAGGGTCTACAGGGTAATTCAGAGGGTCTACACACCAATACTGAGGGTCTACAGGGTAATACAGAGGGTCTACAGTGTAATACGGATCACTCAGTTGAAATGTGTGTGGGTTCTGAGGGGTTAGCTGGAGAAGATGTTGTGGACGACCTAATGTTATCTTGTTGTTTCAGGTTTATGGTTCATACTGGTGCTTTGCCGTGGTTATATCATTGTTTGAGTAAGTGGGATGACATTTACATATCAAAGAATTGGAACAGGTTTATCCCGCCAAGTCGCTGCGCAGCAGTTTTTATCCTACACATGTTCCTGACATACTTAAACATTGACTCGAAAAAGGACTTGATCTGGTGCCGCAGGTTCTGCCACCGCGTCTTTAAAATGTTCTTCGACTCCGATGTCGCACTCTGGTACCACGTCTTCAAGGAAATTATCGCATCCTTCCTACTCAACGTCGAAAAACAATCCTCCAAACATAGGGCAAACTCTGGAAATATGAGAAATGTAGATGTGCGAAATGCGGATATCAGAAATTTGGATGTGCGAAATGCGGATGTTCGAAGTGTGGTGACTAGGGATAATAGAATAATGGAGGCGCGACGTCTGGCGGAGTTGAAGCGTATGAGTGAGATGAGTTATCTGTTCTCTCTATCCTCGTCAATATTTACGGCCACTGAGGCTGTGGTTAATTTGTATCACGCAAAGTTGATTCTGCAACATGTATCGAGTCCAGGAGTTGAGGAACTGGCCGGACTAAACCCCAAACAAATACAATCGCTACTCTCAAACATCACACACATTCTAAGAAAATCTTAATCTCacatttttcaagttttcTAGttcatttatatagttaatttagggGGGTTTTAGTTCATTTTTCTAGTTAGTTTTCTAGTTAGTTTACGGGTGTTTTAGAGTAATTTTGTTCATTTTTCTGGTTAATTTAGGGGTGTTTTAGGGTAATTTTAGGTGATTTATAGCTAATTTTCCTGTGTTAAATGGTAGTTTTAGGGGTTTTTAGTTCATTTATAGTTAGTTTTCCTGTGCCAAatggtaattttataagTTTTACAGTTATTTTACGGGTGTAATATGCCAATTTATGTGTCAATTTgggtataaaaataacgtAATTTTACCTATAaaaatcatatttttacaagAGATAAATCTAAACTAAgcaataataaataaaaaaataagtaaaaaatacctttagAGGTGGTGAAAACTGTACTCTGTTAAAGTTGGCTagtttgttaaaattggaaaaaactaaaaatattacaatttaattattattttatttataatttgacTGGAAAAATTGGAGAAGTTGTTTTATTTCACTTAGAGCTGATGACTGATTCAAGTGGCCTGTACAATGATCCTGAAAAGGTGGAAAGTTACAAAAGGTTTTACTGGAGTAGTGTAGTTTGGTTACTTCTAGGGGCAATAACAACGTTTGGTGTGATAATGTACTCGTTTTCGCCGAGGGTTTACTTCAATTTACTCGAGGCGCAGGCCCGCAACCCCGGCGAACTACAGTCGAAATTAGTGATGTATTCAGTCCTAATTTCAGGCATAGGCGTTTTAATCGGAGGCATTTTCCTGCCACTGAACTTAACGGCGATTGTCATTTCACTTGTTATTGCACTGGTGACGGCGTTCGCCGTAGTCGTGTTTGTGTTTCTGAGATCCTCCAAGGATTTATTCTACTCCTTTTTTGCAAGTCAAATTAGCTGCTTAGCGCTGGGAATAGTAGATTTAATTGGAACAGTGTCCGTAAATGATAAGTTTATACCCGGAAATCCCACCTACAGGATGCTCCTGTTTCACATCGGGAAACCAATTGGATACCTCCTTGTCCTCGCTATCATTTTTGTACTAGAATTTCAGTCTTTCGGACATTCACTAACTCATTCACTCGCTCATTCACTCGCACATTCACTCGGTGATAATCCGATTGGAGTAAATTCAAGTgtagataatttaattggagataatttaattggagataatttaattgtgAGTAGTTTTCCAGTGGAGTCAAATGTCTTGATGACGtatcaaattattgtaATGAATTTGCTTGCGGTGCCGATCCTAATTGTGATGATAAATTACTGTATGAAGTCTGACGAGAATCAGAGAAAGTGGCGCTCGACAAACTTAATAAACGCCGGGAAAACGTTAGCAAAGACTTTATACACTTACCTATGCCTCGAGGAATTTGATCATACGTTACTCATCGTCGAATGCTCCGAAGGATTCTTCAATTCAGCCATCCGTATCCTCatacaattttatccatttacccctaattagTTATTCTATAAGTTATTCTATAAGTTATTATATAAGTTATTCTATAAGTTACAAAATTGTTGAATAGTGTGACGATGTTGTAGTATTGTATTTGTGGGATCCGTTTCCGTATTTTAATGCTGCGTTTAAGACGTTGGTGATATTTGTGTTACACCAGGTGTTTGACTTGATTGGCCGTTGTATTCCGGCGATGATCCGGGCGTGCGTGGGGAAATTCGAAGTGTTAATGTTCAAAATACGTTCATTTGAGGACGCGCCTAGGTATAGAATGGTGTTTATGGACTCAAACTGTTTCATTGAGCCGGGGACAATGTCCAAGACTGCGGCCAGCAAGTATAGAATTAACCGTTGGATTATTAGAACCATTGTTGCCATTAGGATTTTCCTGCTCGTTTGCATATTATTACGCAGACACTTGGAGAACAGGTTCCTCAAGTTCATGACCAGTTTCCCAGCGGTAATACTGATTACAGCGTATAACTCCATGGTCAGAGGCGCATTAACATCACTAGTTTACACGCAGTTGACTTCAATTATTGAGATGGACGGCCCGAGAGTTCCTGACGATTTTGACACTAATTCCCTAACGCAGACTGTTAGAAGCTATTATCACATTTTCCAACTTGACGTGGATCCACACGTTATTGTGAGTATCCTAATTGCTTTATTTCGCGCGTATCATAACTCAGGATACGTAATCTGTAATTTTCTCTCGATAAAGTATAATACCGTACTGTTTAAGTCAAATAAGTATTATGAAAGATATGGACACTGGCCCACCGATGATTTCGACTCTCATTTCCTCAAGTTCAACTGGTGGGTTAATCAAGTATTCAAACTCATCATCAAAGACTTCACAAAACCCTTCCATTGCTAATcttatacatatatattatatctATATTATACctatattatacttatattatacctatattatacatatattatacatatattatacatatattatacatatattatacatatattatacatatattatacatatatattatgtattaatgtatttgtatatacaaaatagtatactatgtaAAGTACTGAGAATACTATGTAAGATAGTGAGAACACTATGTATAGTAGTGAGAAAAGAAAGTGTTAGGATATTAATTGAAGATGTCGATGTGTAGTTTGATGATGTGATTGAAGATGAGTTTGTTTTTGAGGGCTGAGGTTACGAATTTTTGTCTCGTGGTTTTCTCCATTAGGAGCGTGGGATTATTCACTATTGACATTAAATCTAACCCATTTGACGTCAATTCCACATCAAACTCGCTCCAATCCTCAGTTGACAACTTTTTGTCCACTTCCTCCTCCTCCACATCCATGTCATCCTTCTCATACTGTTCATACTGTTCATACTGTTCATCCATGACAATTGTATCACTGGTTATAATTCTATCAGTagttataattttatcagtAGTGACGGTGTTAGTTTCATCTTTGGTTAGCTCTGTCCAAAAGTTCCAATTCTGATAGAATTTGCAAGTGTTTAACAAATGTTTGAGGGTGGGTTCTGTGACTGGTGATTCCAGGTGAAGCAAGGGCTGTGTAATTTTATGTGTGAATAAAGTGCTCTTTTTTATCCTCTTTAACACTGTAAACTTGGTATCCCGCAGTAAATCCTGCCGCAACTTCTCCAACTCCAATCTCACCATTACCAACACTCCCAAACAACGTAATCTACTTGATTTCGTTGACTCCGTTGATTTAGTTGATTTAGTTGACTTAGTTGACTCAGTAGACTCTGTGGATTTAGTAGACTGTGTGGATTTggttaatttagttaaataattgatgAGAGATTGTATGGATTGGAAAAGTGTGTCAAAGGGGTTGTTTGATTTATGATGTTGGAGTTGTTGGAATGGTAAATTTTGGAGAATGTGGAAGATGAAAATGTCCTGGCTACTTCCAGTCATTCGGATATCCAACACCAAACTCATCAGCACATACAAACACATTACCAAATTGTCCACAGGGtcaaatgataatttatcacaGTCTAGACAACACTTTGCGAGGTGTGAAATGGTGTTACTGATGTTAATTGAGTTTAGTTGTATTTCAACCTCCTCATCCGTACTCTTGCTGTAGTCTAATCCAACCACCGAATATAACACATTCAAACACAGAAATCTGTTCCTAAACAACCTCTCCACAACCAATAATCCCGTCAACACAATGCTCAGACTGTCATCTGTGTCAATTTTGTCACCACTTTTGACAGTGTCAACTCTGTTCACATTGTTAATAGTGTCAAAATTCTGAACActgttaacagtgttaatagtgtgtTTGAGTGATAGATTGAGTGATTGAAGGTATTGTGTGAGTAATTGTGAGTCTGTGAGGGTGCGGTAATGTTCCTTCCAGATGTTGTTAAAGGATGAAACAACTTCTAAAAGAGTTTCCAGTAGAATTAGcttataatttgttgaatCACAAATCTCAAACACCTGATTCAGACACTTTAAACATGTGAAATTTAGCTCAAACAGCTTCACAGGCGTAGGTAAGCAGGATGTAACAGAATTTCTCAGAAATAACACCAGTCTCATCTTAGTACTTGGGGTACAATTATTGAAAGTAGTGTCCAGGAGTTGTAATATCACGTCAGTAGCGACGTGTGTCAGTAGATAAGAAGACATTAGCATGTCCGTAGGATCATGGGACTGCGCCTTCGCCAATATTACACACACAAACTCCATCAAAACTCCCAAATCCAACCGTAATCCCACAATATTACCCAATGAACCCAATGAACCCACTGTATCCACATTGTTAACACTGTcaacactgttaacactgtCAACACTGTTAACATTGTTGTCATTGGCTTGATAAGTAATGTTTTGGAAACTGAATATTACAGAGTCAAATGTGTTGGTTGGAGGACTAAGTGTTACGGTGGGAACAGAGGGCGTGATTGCGACAATGAGTAGCGAAACGCCTTGGTAGAACTCAGGCAGCGCACTGGCGTATTTCATTAACTCGTTTAACAAATGGTTCCTCGAGTATTTAAACCTTTTataccaataatttatcaagttAGAAAGGGTTACTAGACACTCGGTACCAAGTTCAAAGTTACCCTCCAACAGTTTAAACACCACCACAGACGTCATTATCACACTCTCCAACAACACATCATTTGTATAACACAAATCTAACTCTACTACATCAATTGTGTCAGTAGTGTTAACACCGTTAATAATGTCATTGGAGAACAACTTCATTGCTATGGAGAAGAAGTTGATGATggtaatgataattttggtGTAAGGGTTAAAGTTGTTGAGCCACGAGTAGCCGGTCAGGGCACTAAATGAGCCCATTTCCGCCCTTACGAGAGTGTTAAAATCGGCCAAAATAGCTGCTAAACAGTGGTTCCACAGGTTTATCAGCGGAGTGTAATTACTCTCAAGGAATCGCTTAAATTTCTCAGAATTCTCATATCTTCCCATGGAAACTAGTAAATTCAACCCGTACAGAACGTGGTCTGGTAACTTTTCAGGCGGTACCACTGAAAAATTCATGTCTCTATAGTATTTGTAATGCTCCCACGGTATTCCCAACTCCTTAGCCCTGGACCAAGCTGGCACCACCCTCACATTACTCAACAAGTTCCGCACCGTAAAACTTCTATCCCTCAAATACACAGCACTCAACTGTATACTTTCAACCGTATCCTCCATTTTATCATCCATTTTATCGTcaactgtgtaaaatgtgtgtagATTGGTGTGTTGTAGTAACTCTGTTAGGAATTGTGTAATGTCAGTGTGTGTAGAGTTTAAATCTGCGATCGAGGGGAGGGAATACAAAGTCTTGAGAGTGTTGAAGGTATTTTCGACTAAATGACAATTGTGTCTCAAATTCTTATGATTGGATTTGTTTAAAAGGTCTAAAAAGTTGTACAGTTGTTTGCCTAAGTTGGGTAACACTTTGTGGGTCTCATCCCTGGCCAAGGCGTTACACAGCaaatataacaaaattgacacgtttttgttaattttattcgTTAGCAATTGGGGAGAGTCTTCTCTGATCAGGATCACGTACGATTTTAACGCCTTGAGGATAAAGTTGGACACCAGTGTGTTCTCCAAAAACCGGTTGAAAACCCTGAAAAAACTAGGAAATTCGCGCGATAAATTGTGCAAATCGTCCACCGTAGCGTCAAACGAACCCTGACTTATCGTCAATGATATCAATATCAACACCCTCTCATACAATAACATGTCCACTATCTCATCACACAAACCCAGGAAATATCCATACACACTTCCACCACACACACTAACACTGGGCACATTCTCACTGGACACATTATCACTATACGCACCATAGGTATACACACCGCCACTGGAGACACTGTCAGGTATGATCTTCAGAACTAAAGTATTAATGTGGTGTAGAAGGATGAGCAACTGGTGTAGATAAAAGTGGTTGAGAAACTGtttgaaaaattgaaaaGTCTTGGAGACGATTTTGTGTAGATCAAATGTCAGCAGTGGCAGCTCTGAGAGTTGAAAAAGTGCCATCCTGTACAATAATCCAACACTTGCCAGAAACTGTAATTCCCTCACCAGAGATACGATGAACTTTGTGCCAACGCTGGGAGTCAGTGACTGTATGAGGTCTACAGACTGCAAAACTAAACTCGTCAGTTTGTCGAAATTATGCGTAAACTCAGCCGttaattcaaattttaccCTGCAAATCCTGGTGTAAAATGACTCAACCTGCGATAACAAAAGGTATAACTGGACATAATTACCTATCCTCAGGACCTCACTATCGCGTGCAGGTAAACTATTACCATAGAGAGTTAAACTATTACCATAGAGAGGTAAACTATTGCCGTAGAGAGTTAAACTATTGCCGTAGAACAAGTGGTGTACAAAAGTGTTGTAGTGGGATTCGAGGAACTTTGTGATTGTTTGAGGGTGTGAGAGGAGAATTGATAGCAAGTTGAGGATACAATTTTTCTTGTCACGGCTTGTGTGACTTGAG
Above is a window of Theileria parva strain Muguga chromosome 2, complete sequence, whole genome shotgun sequence DNA encoding:
- a CDS encoding putative integral membrane protein, with translation MVVLGVFSSFIVSFPVPNELMTDSSGLYNDPEKVESYKRFYWSSVVWLLLGAITTFGVIMYSFSPRVYFNLLEAQARNPGELQSKLVMYSVLISGIGVLIGGIFLPLNLTAIVISLVIALVTAFAVVVFVFLRSSKDLFYSFFASQISCLALGIVDLIGTVSVNDKFIPGNPTYRMLLFHIGKPIGYLLVLAIIFVLEFQSFGHSLTHSLAHSLAHSLGDNPIGVNSSVDNLIGDNLIGDNLIVSSFPVESNVLMTYQIIVMNLLAVPILIVMINYCMKSDENQRKWRSTNLINAGKTLAKTLYTYLCLEEFDHTLLIVECSEGFFNSAIRILIQFYPFTPN